The region GACGTCAGGCAAGCGGCACAGCCGCTTTCAACCACCTATGCAGCTTGCACCGCCGCGGGTTCTCAGGCGGTGCCCACTCCGCAGGGTTCTCTGCGAGGACCTGCCCCGATGCCGTGTATCGGAAATACATAAGTCGGGGATCCCACAGCGAGGCGGGGTCTGAGATTCCGCTACCCGCACCGCTAAGCAAGCTAATCCTCGCGGATAAAAAGGAGGCTACGCAGTGACGGTCCTGGTGGCTTTGCCCGTGTTGTTGCCGCTGGCCGCTGCCGGACTATCACTCGCGTTGGGCCGGTTCGCCGACCTCCAGCGCGTCCTCGGCCTCGTGGTGCTGGGCGCGATCATCGCCGACGCCGCGGTGCTGCTGTACGTCGCGGACCGCCACGGCCCGGTGGTGCTGCAGATGGGCGCCTGGCCGGCGCCGTTCGGCATCACGCTGGTGGCCGACCGGCTTTCGGCGCTGTTGCTGGTGGTTTCGTCGGTGGTGACCTTCGCGGTGCTGATCTACTCGATCGGCCAGCGCATCACCGACTACGGTCGGCAGCGCTCCAGCACCACGTTCCACCCGATGTACCTGATGCTGTGCGCGGGCGTGTCGCTGGCCTACCTCACCGGCGACCTGTTCAACCTGTTCGTCGCCTTCGAGATCATGCTGAGCTCGTCGTATGTGTTGATCACCCGCCGCACCACGGCCTCGCGGGTCCACGCGGGCATGACGTACACGATCGTCAGCCTGGCCTCGTCGCTGCTGTTCATCACGATGATCGCGCTGGTCTACGCCTCCACCGGTACGGTCAACCTGGCCGACCTGGGCGAGAAGGTGCACCACTTGCCGGACGGGCTGCAGATCGCGCTCGCGCTGCTGGTGGTGATCGTGTTCGGGGTGAAGGCCGCGATGGTGCCGCTGCACTTCTGGCTGCCGGACAGCTACCCGACCGCGCCCGCCCCGGTCACCGCGGTGTTCGCCGGGCTGCTGACCAAGGTCGGCATCTACGCGCTGATCCGCACCCAGACGCTGGTCTTCAGCCACCAGGAGAGCTGGAACCTGATGCTGGGCATCGCGGTAATCACCATGATCGTCGGCGCGCTGGGCGCGCTGGCCCAGAACGACCTCAACCGGCTGCTGTCATTCCTGCTGGTCAGCCACATCGGGTACATGCTGTTCGGGCTCGGCGTCTACGACGTGGCCGGGCTGACCGGTGTGATCCTCTACGTGGTGCACCACATCACCGTGCAGGCAACGTTGTTCCTGGTCAGCGGGTTGATCACGAGGCACACCGGTACCGTTGCCCTGACCCGGATGGGCGGGCTGGCGAAGGCCGCGCCGTTGATCGCCGTGCTGTTCGCACTGCCCGCGCTGAGCTTGGCCGGGGTGCCGCCGTTCTCCGGCTTCGTCGCCAAGCTGGCGCTGCTGCAGGCCGGTGTCGGGGCGGGCACCTGGACCGCCTACGCGGTGACCGGTGGGGCGGTGCTGACCAGCCTGCTCACCTTGTACGCGATGGCGCGGGTGTGGACGCGGGCGTTCTGGGGCCAGGTCAAGGCGCCGGAGCCGGACCCGGATCCCACCGACGAACTGGTCGTCGGCACGGCCACGTCGAACCGGCCGATGGTCGCCGCGACCGGCGTGCTGGTGGCGGCGAGCGTGGTGATCGCCCTGGTCGCCGGGCCGCTGGCCGACGTCAGCGGGCGGGCGGCGACCGATCTGATGCACAGCGAGACCTATCGGACGGCGGTGCTGGGAGGAGGTGTCGCCGGTGAGTGAGCAGGCGATCGGCCGGCGGCTGCTGCGTCGGCTGCCGCTGGTGGCCTGGCTGACCCTGGTCTGGGTGATGCTGTGGGGCACCTTCGACCTCGGGACGCTGTTCTTCGGCCTGGTGGTGGCCCTGCTGGTGTCCACCGTGTTTCCGCTGCCGGCGATCCAGACCTGCATCGTGGTGCGGCCGTTGCGGCTGCTCCAGTTGGTCGCCTACCTGGCCTGGGACCTGGTGAGCTCCACGCTGCGGGTGTCCTGGCAAGCGGTGCGGTACGGGCCGAACGCGAAGTCGGGCATCGTCGCGGTGACATTGCGGACCGACTCCGACCACCTCACCGCGATGGTCGCCAACGCGGTGTCGCTGGCGCCGGGCAAGTTCGTCCTGCAGATCGACCGGGCCAACCGGATCTGCTACGTCTACGCGCTCGGCATGCGCCCCGACGACGTCGAATCCGTGCGGCGCGACGTGCTGGCGCTGGAGCGGCGGGTGGTGCAGGCGGTCGGCTCGGCCAACGCGGTGGCGTTGGTGACCGGACGGGAGGGTTGAGCGTGGCCTGGGTTTTCCTGGTGACCTTCGGTCTGCTGGTCGCGGCCGGTCTGCTGGTGGTTGTCCGGCTGCTGCGCGGCCGGACGACGCTGGACCGGATCGTGTCGGTCGACGTGTTCGTCACCCTGATCGTCGCGGCGACCTGCGTCGCCATGGGTTGGCAGGGCGACGGCTCGAACATCGCGTTGCTGGCCGCGTTCGCCTTGCTGGCGTTCATCGGTTCGGTCAGCGCGGCGCGGTTGATCGAGAAGAAGGAGCCGTACCGATGAGCTGGCTAGACGTGTTCTCGGCGGTGTGTCTGATCAGCGGCGCGCTGTCTTGCCTGCTCGGCGCGATCGGATTGCTGAGCTTCCCGGATGTGGCCGCCCGGCTGCAGGCGGCGACCAAGCCGCAGACCCTGGGCCTGATCCTGATCCTGATCGGCACCGCGGTGCAGCTCGACTTCGTTTACGCCTCGGGGCTGATCCTGGTCGGGCTGTTCCAGATGCTCACCGCGCCGGTGCTGGCGCAGCTTGTCGGCCGGGCGGCATACCGCGCGGACAGCATCGACCGGGAGACGCTGGTGGTGGACGAACTCGGCGACCGCATCGAAAGGGAGCAGCGTGTTCGCTGAACCGGGTGACGATATTCACGCGTATTCCGCTGGGATTGCCCTTTTGTACTGGGCCGATCCGGCACAACCCGCACATACCTGGTCACTCTGGGCGTCGAATATGATCAAATGGACCTGCACGAGTGACCACGGACGTGTGTGGTCGATGGGTGTGGCGTAGAAGGGTGTGGAGCCATCGTGTGGCGGACCGGCCGCGTGCTCGCGGGTCTTGCGATCGGGTTGTTCCTCTTGTTCACCCCGCCAGCGCTGGCGGACGAGGCCGCACCCCCCGTCGCCTCGGTGACGGTGCAGGCCCAGGACCCGGGCCAGCCGCCCGCGCATCGGCCGGTCGACGAGCGGCAGCGGCTTGCCATCGGGACCACCGGAGTCGTGTTGATCGGGCTGGTGTTGTTATCCCGGAAGCTGCGGAAGAAACCGGTCTTCTTCGTCAAGTGGAAGAAGTAGTCGGCGAGAAAGAACCGGCAGGGTGGTCGGTTTTTTGCGAAACAATTTCCGTGATATTTCCCGCTATGGACTAGACCTAGCGCCGAACCTGTGGGATTTTCACAACTGAACTGCGTGCGCGGACCCGTTCGCCTGGACAACGACGGCTCCAGCGCGCCGCGATGGGGCAATGAGCAGCCCCCCATAGACGTGGGCTGGCACCGGGAAGCCCCCCGACCGGTGCCGGCCCACACCTTCGTCCGGAGGACGCACGGCTGGGCCGCGCAGGTGGTCACCCAGCGGCAGTTCAGACATCGCGTCGAGGGGCATGACCTGCACGGCATCGGGACAGACCCAGCGGAGGCGGAAGAGCCCCGCGAGTGATCGACCTGTGGTAGAAAGCGGCGCCGTCGCGTTCTGCACGCTGCCATGAAGCCCGACTCGCGCGCGTGACTCACCACACTCGACCTGATTCATTCAATCGGCCGCGCGAAGAATAGGTGAATCGACATAGGTCGAGCTCGAATTCTTCGTTCCTGCTGAATCGGAACCACCCGTTCGTCGCAGTGTGGCGACCGGTGAGCTCCCGGCCGCACACTGACCGCCGCGCCCCGAGCCCAGATGATGCAGGATGGGCTCAAATGAGTACTACCCCGAACTCGTACCGCGATGACAACCGTTCCGCTGCGGCCCACGCCCACTGCCGCGCCTCGGTTCAGCGCCACGAGTCGGAGCTGGTCGCCCTGTCTCGCGGCATCCACGCCGAGCCGGAGCTGGCATTCGCCGAGCATCGCAGCGCCGCCAAGGTCGCGGACCTGCTCGGTCGGCACGGCTTCGCCGTTCGGACTCCGGTCGCCGAGCTGGACACCGCCCTGGTCGCCGAGTCCGGTAGCGGTGAGTTGGTCGTCGGCATCTGCGCTGAGTACGACGCCCTCCCCGAGGTGGGGCACGCCTGCGGGCACAACGTGATCGCCGCGGCCAGTGTCGGTGCCGCGCTCGCGCTGGCGGAAATCGCTGATGATCTTGGCATCACGGTGCGGCTGCTCGGGACTCCGGCGGAGGAGACCGGCGGCGGCAAGGTGCTCATGCTCAGGCACGGCGTCTTCGACGACGTCGCCTTGGCGATGATGGTGCACCCAGGTCCGGAAGAGATCTGCCGCCCTGCATCGCTGGCCATCACCGACCTCGAAGTCCGGTACACCGGGCGCGCGGCGCACGCCGCCTCGGCTCCGCAGCTCGGCCGCAACGCGGCCGACGCGCTGACGGTCGCGCAGGTCTCCATCGCCCTATTGCGCCAGCACCTGGAGCCGCGGCAGATGGTGCACGGTATCGTTACGGCAGGTGGCGCGGCGCCGAACATCGTTCCCGCGCACACTGCGGCGGTCTACAACCTGCGTGCTGCTGAAGCACGCTCCCTGCAGCGCCTGGAGAACCGCATTCGGGCCTGCTTCGAGGCGGGTGCGACGGCGACCGGATGTGAGCACGAAGTTGTGCAAATCTCCCCGGTCTACGCGGAGCTGAACACCGATGGGTGGCTGTCGGAGGCGTACCGCCGCGCGATCACCGAGCTCGGGCGCGAACCGCTCGACCGGGGCGAAGAGCAGGGCCGGGTCATCGGCAGCACCGACATGGGCAACGTGACCCAGGTCTTGCCCGCGATCCATCCGATGATCGCGGTGGACTGCGGCGACGCGGTCAACCACCAGGCGGAGTTCGCCGCAGCCTGCGCGAACCCGGCCGCGGACCGCGCGGTGCTCGACGGGGCGGTGGCGATGGCCTGGACCGCAGTGGCCGCTGCTTTGGACGGCGCGCAACGTGATCGCCTGCTGGCGGCCGTGCGTGACCGGTCCGGTCGAAGTTCGTCGGAAGAGTTCTGCGCGTCGGGAGGCGTGGCGTGACCGTGGTGGATTCTCGTGGCCCGGATCCGGGTCAGTCCCCGAACGGTGGTTCGGCGGTGGAAGACGTGGATTGGGATGCGGCGGAGCGTTCCTCCCTCGCCCAAGGAACCCTTGTCGCGGCAGGTGTGGACGGGCCGACTGCGCCCATCGGCAGCACCATGTCCAGCGTGGGGTCCAGTGTGGAATCCGCCGTGGTAGACCTCGGCGCCGGTCGTGGCCCGACCTGGCTGGATGCCTGGCTGGACGCGAACGCGCACCGCGTGGTCGGCTGGCGGCGGCACATCCACGCTTACCCGGAGCTCTCTCGCGCCGAGCACGAGACCACCTCGTTCCTCGTTGAGCGGCTTACCAAGGTCGGCCTGCGCCCCCGGGTCCTGCCGATTGGCACCGGCTTGGTCTGCGACATTGGTGGCGACGGAAGCCCCGGTCAGCGGACCGTAGCGCTGCGAGCCGACATCGACGCCCTGCCGCTGAGCGAGGCCACCGGGCTGCCGTATGCATCCACAGTGGACGGTGTGGCGCACGCCTGCGGGCATGACGCGCACACCACGGTCGTGTTGGGGGCGGCGCTGGCACTGGCCGCCGCGCCGAGCCTGCCCGGCCGGGTGCGGCTGATCTTCCAGCCCGCCGAAGAGGTGATGCCCGGGGGTGCCCTGGACGTGCTGGCCAGCGGCGCACTCGACGACGTGGACCGAATCTTCGGGCTGCACTGCGACCCGCGGCTGCTGGTGGGTCAGATCGGAACTCGGGTCGGAGCCATCACTTCGGCCAGTGACCTGCTGGAACTCCGGCTGACCTCGCCTGGCGGGCACACCTCGCGCCCGCATCTGACCGCAGACCTGGTGCACGCGCTGGGCACCGCCATCACTGGCCTGCCGACGCTGCTGTCGCGCCGGGTCGATCCCCGCACCGGAACCGTCTTGACCTGGGGTGCGGTGCATGCCGGCGAGGCGCCGAACGCGATCCCGCAGGACGGCGTGCTCACCGGGACGTTGCGCACCGGCGACCGCGGCACCTGGGCGAAGCTGGAGCCGCTGGTGCACGAGCTCGTGCACAGCCTGCTGTCGCCGCTCGGCGTCGGTTTCGATCTGCAGCACCGGCGCGGCGTGCCGCCGGTAGTCAACGACTCGGAGAGCACCGAGCTGTTGCGGGCCGGGGTCGTCGCGGGGCTTGGCGAAGCCGCCCTGACCAGCACCCCGCAGTCGTCCGGTGGTGAGGACTTCGGCTGGTACCTGGAGCACGTACCGGGCTCGTTCGCGAGGCTCGGCGTGCATTCCGGGGTGGGTCGGGTCAAGGACCTGCACCAGCCGACGTTCGCGATGGACGAGCGTGCCCTGTTCGTCGGCATCCGGGCGTTGGTGAACACCGCCCTAGCGGCACTGGAACGCTGAACACGCGGCTCCCTCCTAGGGCGCGGGCCCGCGCCCTAGGAGCCGCACGTGTCAGACCGCATCAATGCGATCCCGTGCCAGGGGTGGAACTTCCGGGATGTTCACCGGCAAAGCCATTGTCCCGCTGGCGCCGGTGTGGGCGCCACGATGGAGAAACACTTCGCGGGGGACGCCGTTCGGTCATGAGGTCGGCTGAGTCTGCCGAGCCGTCGTCTTCAGGCGCATTCTGAGCGGGAATTGCACCCGATTGAGGTGTATCCGTTCGCGGCTGTATCTGTTTCCGGGGTTGCCGTCTCTATTAGGGCATGAGCGCGAACATCAGTTCTCCGAAAATGCGGCCACGGGTGGTCGCCGGGCACGAGGATTCGAGCGGGTGGCCGCAGTCATCTCGGCACGGTGCGATGACGCGCCGCGACGCGGAGCGGTCGCTCGGATCCGCCGAGCTCGCGGCCGGTCTCGCCGATGGCGAGTGGGTGGAGCCCTGGTACGGGGTCGTCGTCCCGGCCGCCCGCGCCCACGATCCGCTGACTCGCGCGTCGGCAGCGCTGCTGCGCGCCGGTCCGCACTCGGTGCTGTCGGGTGCGACCGCGGCGGCGATTCACGGCTGCAATTCCGCAGCCGATGGCGTCGTGCACGTGACCATTCCCTACGACCGGGAACTCCGCTCTCAACCGGATCTCGCCGTCCACCAGGCCTGGATCAGGGAATGCGACGTCGTCGAATTGGACGGGCTGCGCACCCAGGCGCTGGACGTCGCGATCACCGAAATGCTGTGCACCGGGCCGCAAAGGTCGGCGCTGGATTGCCTGGAGCAGGCGCTGGCGCAACTCGGCGAGACCGCCGAGCGCTTCCGCATGCTCGTCGCCGAACGGCTCATGCGCCGCAGGGATCGCCGGGGGACTCGGAAGGCCGCCGCCTTGCTCCAGCTTGCCTGGTCGAAACCGCGCGGTGAGCTGGTCGGAGGTGTGCGATGAGCACCCGAGCGTGGATCCGATGTCCGGACGGCGGAAAACAGGCGACGGCGAGTTCCGTGCCGTCCGCGGCGCAGGCGACGGTCTTCACCGCCGAGGCACCGGTGTCGATCTCGGTGGTGATCATGGACTTCCTGCTGATCCCGCCTACCTGGTCGGCCTGGTCGGCCTGGCTTAGCAATATCACGGAATTTAGTGTTAAAAATTTCAAGATAGATGTTATGTTTGCGCTGGAATGTGACCTCCCCGGCTGCGAACCACCACCGGAAGGACGGGACGTGCCGCCTCAACCGCGTTCAGACTCGGGAGCCGACCGCATCGACCTCGTGCTGCTCGACGTCGGCGGCCCCATCTATGACGACACGCCCTACCGGGACGCGCTGTTGCGCGCCGCGGGCGAACTCGCCGCCGAAGACGGGCGAAGCATCGACGAAGCCGAGTTCCAGCAGGTCTACGACAGGCATCGCCAAGCCCAGGGAGGATCCCTGCGCACGGCGGTCGCCGAGCGGTTCCTGACCCCGCCGGACCGGCAGCGGTTGTCCGACCGCGCGGAGCGCTATTGGGAGTATCCGCCATCGGCCCTGCATGGCGACGTGCTTCCGACGCTGCAGCAGCTCACCGAGCGCTACCGAATCGCGGTCGTGGCTAACCAGCGGGCCGCTGTGCTGGACGCGCTGCGCCGGGACGGCGTGGCCGACTACATCGACATCTGGGCGGTATCCGAGATCGTCGGCGCGGAAAAGCCGGACCCGCGGATCTTCCAGCACGCGCTGCGGGAAGCGGGCGTCGAGCCGAAGAACGCGGTGCATGTCGGCAACCGGCTCGATACGGACGTGCGCGGTGCACATCGCGTCGGGCTGCGCACGGTGTGGGTAGTGCGCGGCGAAGCGCCGCCGGAGCCTACGCCGGAGCAGCTCGCCGAGCCGGACGTGGCGGTGTTCTCGCTGGCCGAGCTGCCTGCGGCGCTGGAGAGGCTGCAGGAGGCCCGATGACTGAACTAGTCGTGGGCGTCGATGTCGCGACCGCCAACGTCCGGGTGCAGATCCACGATCCGGTGGGTGCAGTGGTGGCTATGGCGTCCCGGCGGTTGCCGCAACCGGCGCGCTCGGCAGGGGGGCGTTCCGAACAGGACGCGACCACCTGGTGGCCGGCTGTCCGGGATTGCCTGGCCGAGTGCACGAATACGTTGGGGTCGCGCAGCGCCGAAATCGGATCGCTGGCTATCTCGGCGACGTCCGGCACGGTCGTTGCGGTCGGCGGTGACGGCGAGCCGGTCACCGCGGCGCTGATGTACGACGACCGGCGCGCTGAAGCGGAAGCCCGAACCGCCGCCGAGGCGGGCGCGCCTCGCTGGCAACGCACCGGGATCACCCCGTCGGCGGGCTCCGGGCTGGCCCGCATCGGCTGGTTGGCGAGGAATCTCCCGGACGGTGCCGCGCTGGTGTGCCACACACCGGACCTCGTGGCCCGCAAACTCGTCGGACACCCCGTGGCCACCGACTCCAGCCACGCGCTAAAAAGCGGCTACGACGCGGTCGACGGCCAGTGGGCGACCGAGGTGTTCGCGGCCCTGGGCGTGCCGGAGGGGTTGTTGCCGGAGGTCGTGCGACCAACAACGGTGCTGGGGACCGTCGATGCGCGAGCCGCGGCGCAAACGGGCCTGCCGGTCGGCTGCGAGGTGCGCGCCGGGATGACGGACGGCTGCGCGGGCCAGCTGGCGTGCGGCGCCGTCGACCTCGGACAGTTCGTCACGGTCCTCGGGACCACTTTGGTGCTGAAGGGAGTTGCCAAGGAACTCGTGCACGATCCGGCCGGCGCGGTGTACAGCCACCTGCACCCGGACGGGATGTGGTTGCCCGGCGGCGCGGCCAACATCGGTGGCTCGGCGCTGTCCGATGTGGGCCCCTCCGAGCTGCCGAAACTGGACGCGGCGGCCACCGAGAGGGGCCCGGCCGGCGTGGTCAACTACCCGCTGCGCGGTGACGGCGAGCGGTTCCCGTTCCGCGCCGAAAGCGCCACACAGTTCGTGCTCGGCAAGCCGGCGGACCGAGTCGATGAATACCGCTCGCGTCTCGAAGGCGTCGCCTTCTGCGAGCGACTCGCGCTGGAACGGCTGGCCCGACTCGGTGCGCCAGCCGACGGCGCCGTGCGCACCGCCGGCGGCGGGGCCCGCAGCGTCGCCTGGTGCCGGATCAGGGCGTCGGTTCTGGACACGCCGGTGCTGCGTGTGAAAGGCGCGGGAACGGCGCTGGGGGCGGCGCTGCTGGCGGCCAGCGGCTCGGTCCACCCGGACCTGAGCGCGGCTGCAGCCGCGATGGTGCCCGACGGCGAACTTGTCGAACCAGTGCGGGCAGAGGTGTCCCAGCTGGATGACAGCTACCAGCGCTTCGTGGACGAGCTGACCGTCCGGGGCTGGATCTCCGCGCCGGTTTGACCCCCCATCGAGTCCGTCGGAATGCCGGGCGGTCGGCCGCCGGCGACCTCCAGCGCCAGCCACTCCCGCCTGCCGAAGCTCATCGCGCAGTGGCTCCGGGGTCCCGTACGACCCGACCGTGTCCCGCCTGCGCCGGCCACGGATGCCCCTCACCTCGCGTGTGCAACCGGCGTGATTTTTACCCGGAAGGCGTGATGTCCGAGCCGAGTCACGCGCAGTTCACGGGCCGACGTTGTGGCATGGGCGTTTGCGCAGCTTCTCTACGTAGTCTTCGGGCGCCCCGGCCGCTTCGGCGGCATCGGCCATCACACCGAGATAACGCGCCGACGGGAGTCCGCCCTCGTAGGCGTCGAGCACGTAAAGCCAGGCCAGCACCGATCCGTCCAGCGTCTGCACCCGCAGCCGCAGCTTCTTGTGCATGCCCAGCTCGCCGCCTTCCCAGCTGTCGAGCTGCTGCTCGTCCTCCGGGCTGACGTCGTAGAGCACCGTGAAAACCTGGGAGCCCGGCTGCTCGACGATCGTGGCGAGGGCTCCTTCCCAGCCGTAGTCCTCGCCACCGAAGGTCAGCCGCCAGTCCACCAGCCAGCCCGTTCCCGCCATCGGGGAATGCGGGGCACGCTTCATCATCTGGGCCGGATCCATGTTGGACCCGTACGCGGCGTACAGAGGCACGCCCAACAGGGTAGCGATCGACAGCCCGTGTGGCGGAGCGGATCGCGTCACGAATGTGGGTATGGGTCGCCGGCGAGGCGGGGAGCTCATCCGTGTGAACCGGTCACCTGGGCTTCTCGCGATGCCAAACTGCCCGGACGTGGCCTGCGCCACGGTGGTCAACTCGGGCGGCACCACCCGAATTGCCCGGACTCGTCGC is a window of Saccharopolyspora phatthalungensis DNA encoding:
- a CDS encoding Na+/H+ antiporter subunit D; translated protein: MTVLVALPVLLPLAAAGLSLALGRFADLQRVLGLVVLGAIIADAAVLLYVADRHGPVVLQMGAWPAPFGITLVADRLSALLLVVSSVVTFAVLIYSIGQRITDYGRQRSSTTFHPMYLMLCAGVSLAYLTGDLFNLFVAFEIMLSSSYVLITRRTTASRVHAGMTYTIVSLASSLLFITMIALVYASTGTVNLADLGEKVHHLPDGLQIALALLVVIVFGVKAAMVPLHFWLPDSYPTAPAPVTAVFAGLLTKVGIYALIRTQTLVFSHQESWNLMLGIAVITMIVGALGALAQNDLNRLLSFLLVSHIGYMLFGLGVYDVAGLTGVILYVVHHITVQATLFLVSGLITRHTGTVALTRMGGLAKAAPLIAVLFALPALSLAGVPPFSGFVAKLALLQAGVGAGTWTAYAVTGGAVLTSLLTLYAMARVWTRAFWGQVKAPEPDPDPTDELVVGTATSNRPMVAATGVLVAASVVIALVAGPLADVSGRAATDLMHSETYRTAVLGGGVAGE
- a CDS encoding Na+/H+ antiporter subunit E produces the protein MSEQAIGRRLLRRLPLVAWLTLVWVMLWGTFDLGTLFFGLVVALLVSTVFPLPAIQTCIVVRPLRLLQLVAYLAWDLVSSTLRVSWQAVRYGPNAKSGIVAVTLRTDSDHLTAMVANAVSLAPGKFVLQIDRANRICYVYALGMRPDDVESVRRDVLALERRVVQAVGSANAVALVTGREG
- a CDS encoding monovalent cation/H+ antiporter complex subunit F, yielding MSVAWVFLVTFGLLVAAGLLVVVRLLRGRTTLDRIVSVDVFVTLIVAATCVAMGWQGDGSNIALLAAFALLAFIGSVSAARLIEKKEPYR
- the mnhG gene encoding monovalent cation/H(+) antiporter subunit G, which gives rise to MSWLDVFSAVCLISGALSCLLGAIGLLSFPDVAARLQAATKPQTLGLILILIGTAVQLDFVYASGLILVGLFQMLTAPVLAQLVGRAAYRADSIDRETLVVDELGDRIEREQRVR
- a CDS encoding M20 family metallopeptidase gives rise to the protein MSTTPNSYRDDNRSAAAHAHCRASVQRHESELVALSRGIHAEPELAFAEHRSAAKVADLLGRHGFAVRTPVAELDTALVAESGSGELVVGICAEYDALPEVGHACGHNVIAAASVGAALALAEIADDLGITVRLLGTPAEETGGGKVLMLRHGVFDDVALAMMVHPGPEEICRPASLAITDLEVRYTGRAAHAASAPQLGRNAADALTVAQVSIALLRQHLEPRQMVHGIVTAGGAAPNIVPAHTAAVYNLRAAEARSLQRLENRIRACFEAGATATGCEHEVVQISPVYAELNTDGWLSEAYRRAITELGREPLDRGEEQGRVIGSTDMGNVTQVLPAIHPMIAVDCGDAVNHQAEFAAACANPAADRAVLDGAVAMAWTAVAAALDGAQRDRLLAAVRDRSGRSSSEEFCASGGVA
- a CDS encoding amidohydrolase, which produces MTVVDSRGPDPGQSPNGGSAVEDVDWDAAERSSLAQGTLVAAGVDGPTAPIGSTMSSVGSSVESAVVDLGAGRGPTWLDAWLDANAHRVVGWRRHIHAYPELSRAEHETTSFLVERLTKVGLRPRVLPIGTGLVCDIGGDGSPGQRTVALRADIDALPLSEATGLPYASTVDGVAHACGHDAHTTVVLGAALALAAAPSLPGRVRLIFQPAEEVMPGGALDVLASGALDDVDRIFGLHCDPRLLVGQIGTRVGAITSASDLLELRLTSPGGHTSRPHLTADLVHALGTAITGLPTLLSRRVDPRTGTVLTWGAVHAGEAPNAIPQDGVLTGTLRTGDRGTWAKLEPLVHELVHSLLSPLGVGFDLQHRRGVPPVVNDSESTELLRAGVVAGLGEAALTSTPQSSGGEDFGWYLEHVPGSFARLGVHSGVGRVKDLHQPTFAMDERALFVGIRALVNTALAALER
- a CDS encoding HAD family hydrolase; the encoded protein is MSTRAWIRCPDGGKQATASSVPSAAQATVFTAEAPVSISVVIMDFLLIPPTWSAWSAWLSNITEFSVKNFKIDVMFALECDLPGCEPPPEGRDVPPQPRSDSGADRIDLVLLDVGGPIYDDTPYRDALLRAAGELAAEDGRSIDEAEFQQVYDRHRQAQGGSLRTAVAERFLTPPDRQRLSDRAERYWEYPPSALHGDVLPTLQQLTERYRIAVVANQRAAVLDALRRDGVADYIDIWAVSEIVGAEKPDPRIFQHALREAGVEPKNAVHVGNRLDTDVRGAHRVGLRTVWVVRGEAPPEPTPEQLAEPDVAVFSLAELPAALERLQEAR
- a CDS encoding FGGY-family carbohydrate kinase, which produces MTELVVGVDVATANVRVQIHDPVGAVVAMASRRLPQPARSAGGRSEQDATTWWPAVRDCLAECTNTLGSRSAEIGSLAISATSGTVVAVGGDGEPVTAALMYDDRRAEAEARTAAEAGAPRWQRTGITPSAGSGLARIGWLARNLPDGAALVCHTPDLVARKLVGHPVATDSSHALKSGYDAVDGQWATEVFAALGVPEGLLPEVVRPTTVLGTVDARAAAQTGLPVGCEVRAGMTDGCAGQLACGAVDLGQFVTVLGTTLVLKGVAKELVHDPAGAVYSHLHPDGMWLPGGAANIGGSALSDVGPSELPKLDAAATERGPAGVVNYPLRGDGERFPFRAESATQFVLGKPADRVDEYRSRLEGVAFCERLALERLARLGAPADGAVRTAGGGARSVAWCRIRASVLDTPVLRVKGAGTALGAALLAASGSVHPDLSAAAAAMVPDGELVEPVRAEVSQLDDSYQRFVDELTVRGWISAPV
- a CDS encoding gamma-glutamylcyclotransferase — its product is MPLYAAYGSNMDPAQMMKRAPHSPMAGTGWLVDWRLTFGGEDYGWEGALATIVEQPGSQVFTVLYDVSPEDEQQLDSWEGGELGMHKKLRLRVQTLDGSVLAWLYVLDAYEGGLPSARYLGVMADAAEAAGAPEDYVEKLRKRPCHNVGP